A single window of Vibrio gazogenes DNA harbors:
- the ftsY gene encoding signal recognition particle-docking protein FtsY: MTEKKKRGLLSWLGFGDDETPNEKNDLTETTTESDVEEAVLEADESLAEVAPTEENAVSEAAELPEHQTEVETDRIPEPDDESHADPVPEASQPVRVAEQEKPTEGFFARLKRSLSRTKANIGAGFFGLFKGKKIDEDLFEELEEQLLVADVGMDTTVKIINNLTEKANRQQLKDGEALYGLLKEEMGEILSHVEQPLVIDEQKTPYVILMVGVNGVGKTTTIGKLAKQYQMQGKKVMLAAGDTFRAAAVEQLQIWGERNQVPVIAQHTGADSASVIYDTIEAAKARGIDVVIADTAGRLQNKGNLMEELRKIVRVMKKLDESAPHEIMLTLDAGTGQNAISQAKLFSEVAPVTGITLTKLDGTAKGGVIFAIADQFKIPIRFIGVGEGINDLRPFQTEEFIEALFSRDE; the protein is encoded by the coding sequence ATGACAGAAAAAAAGAAGCGTGGCCTGCTGTCATGGCTTGGTTTTGGTGATGATGAGACTCCCAATGAAAAAAATGATCTGACTGAAACAACGACCGAAAGTGATGTCGAAGAGGCGGTCCTTGAAGCGGACGAATCTTTGGCTGAGGTTGCGCCGACAGAGGAAAACGCGGTCAGTGAAGCTGCGGAATTGCCTGAGCATCAAACTGAGGTTGAAACGGATCGTATCCCGGAACCGGATGACGAGAGTCACGCAGATCCTGTCCCGGAAGCGTCTCAACCCGTGAGAGTTGCTGAACAGGAAAAACCGACTGAAGGATTTTTTGCGCGTTTAAAAAGAAGCCTGAGCCGGACTAAAGCCAACATCGGTGCTGGATTTTTTGGTTTATTCAAAGGGAAAAAGATCGATGAAGATCTTTTCGAAGAACTTGAAGAACAGTTGCTAGTCGCCGATGTCGGTATGGATACAACGGTTAAGATCATTAACAACCTGACAGAAAAAGCCAATCGCCAACAGTTAAAAGACGGTGAAGCATTATACGGTTTGCTGAAAGAAGAAATGGGAGAAATTCTCTCTCATGTCGAGCAGCCTTTAGTGATTGATGAACAGAAAACGCCTTACGTGATTCTGATGGTCGGTGTGAATGGGGTGGGGAAAACCACCACAATCGGTAAGCTGGCGAAACAATACCAGATGCAGGGCAAAAAGGTCATGCTTGCTGCCGGTGATACATTCCGGGCCGCTGCCGTTGAGCAATTGCAAATCTGGGGAGAACGCAATCAAGTACCAGTGATTGCCCAGCATACTGGTGCTGACAGTGCCTCCGTGATTTACGATACCATTGAAGCTGCTAAGGCTCGGGGGATCGATGTGGTCATTGCTGATACTGCCGGACGATTACAAAATAAAGGTAATCTGATGGAAGAGTTACGCAAAATTGTACGCGTTATGAAGAAGCTTGATGAGTCTGCGCCGCATGAAATCATGCTGACCTTAGATGCCGGTACTGGCCAGAATGCGATCAGCCAAGCCAAACTCTTCAGTGAAGTTGCGCCAGTGACGGGGATTACCCTGACAAAACTTGATGGAACGGCTAAAGGTGGGGTAATTTTTGCGATTGCTGATCAGTTTAAAATCCCAATTCGCTTTATTGGTGTCGGAGAAGGCATTAATGATTTACGGCCTTTCCAAACGGAAGAGTTTATCGAAGCATTGTTCAGTCGGGATGAATAG
- a CDS encoding acyltransferase: MSPSRVFYFDLLRSLAALFVVGIHVLGPFRHQYGVIPFDHWVVAAGLNSVSRWAVPVFIMVSGALLIHDARPFDGKYYLQRRVMKVVIPFLIWSVFYAYLSGWDATGFDWDNVKARLSEIPHEATYYHLGFFYYFIPLYALIPFFHWAVRRYEWFTPGYLLLWLFSSVAYLFYWNGVWSYSLWLYSGYLLLGYYLSRKAIHVWLWGLLGSIGLMITAYMVIHLSMDAGEYTVKRWLSYKTINTVVIAGMVFVMCRHWGERLSPMWQKLVRFTSRYSLGIYILHPLVLWPMHHFELNFAGHPLWVIPLWIIISYIGALVMSWICARFRLTRWLLP, from the coding sequence ATGAGTCCCAGTCGGGTTTTCTATTTCGATTTACTGCGTTCTTTGGCTGCACTGTTTGTTGTCGGTATTCATGTCTTGGGACCATTTCGTCATCAATATGGTGTGATTCCTTTTGATCACTGGGTGGTCGCTGCCGGCCTGAATAGTGTCAGCCGGTGGGCCGTTCCGGTCTTTATTATGGTTTCTGGTGCGCTGCTTATTCATGATGCCCGTCCTTTCGACGGGAAATACTATCTCCAGCGCAGAGTTATGAAAGTGGTGATTCCGTTCCTGATCTGGTCCGTTTTCTATGCTTATTTATCCGGGTGGGATGCGACGGGTTTTGACTGGGATAATGTCAAGGCACGACTCTCCGAGATCCCCCATGAAGCAACCTATTATCATCTTGGATTCTTTTATTATTTTATCCCGCTATACGCTTTAATCCCTTTCTTTCATTGGGCCGTCAGACGATATGAATGGTTTACGCCAGGCTATCTGTTGCTCTGGCTGTTCAGCTCCGTCGCGTATCTGTTTTACTGGAATGGGGTCTGGTCTTATTCATTGTGGCTTTATTCCGGCTATCTGCTGCTCGGATATTATCTGTCCCGGAAAGCGATTCATGTCTGGCTTTGGGGGCTGCTGGGAAGTATCGGCTTGATGATAACCGCTTATATGGTGATTCATCTGAGCATGGATGCGGGAGAGTATACGGTCAAGCGTTGGCTTTCCTACAAAACGATCAACACAGTTGTGATTGCGGGGATGGTTTTTGTGATGTGCCGACATTGGGGGGAGCGTTTATCTCCGATGTGGCAGAAATTGGTACGTTTTACCAGCCGCTATAGTCTGGGGATATATATTCTTCATCCGTTGGTTTTATGGCCCATGCATCATTTTGAGCTAAATTTCGCAGGACATCCACTTTGGGTGATTCCATTATGGATTATAATCAGTTATATCGGTGCTTTGGTGATGAGTTGGATATGTGCTCGTTTCCGATTGACTCGCTGGTTGTTGCCATAA
- the ftsE gene encoding cell division ATP-binding protein FtsE, with product MIRFQQVSKAYRGGRQALQKVDFHLRRGEMAFVGGHSGAGKSTLLKLICAIERPTDGRIHFNGHDITRIPNPDIPFLRRNIGIVFQEHRLLMDRSVFDNVALPMRIESISENEIKRRVSAALDKTGLLDKTRCLPSQLSGGEQQRVGIARAVVNRPTLLLADEPTGNLDPDLSNRILRLFEEFNRAGVTILLATHDINLVNSRPMYRHLELNQGFLSEVEDYGH from the coding sequence GTGATCAGATTTCAGCAAGTGAGTAAAGCCTATCGAGGGGGACGACAAGCCTTACAAAAAGTCGACTTCCACCTCCGTCGTGGGGAAATGGCATTTGTTGGTGGGCATTCAGGTGCCGGGAAAAGTACATTACTGAAATTGATTTGTGCTATCGAACGGCCAACTGACGGGCGAATCCATTTTAACGGACACGATATCACGCGTATTCCGAACCCTGATATTCCGTTTTTACGGCGAAATATCGGGATTGTCTTTCAAGAACATCGGTTGTTGATGGATCGCAGCGTGTTCGATAATGTCGCACTCCCGATGCGCATTGAATCGATCTCTGAAAATGAGATCAAAAGACGAGTTTCAGCAGCTTTGGATAAAACCGGGCTTCTGGATAAAACGCGTTGCCTACCGAGTCAGCTTTCCGGCGGGGAACAGCAGCGCGTCGGTATCGCTAGGGCAGTCGTGAATCGACCGACCTTGCTACTGGCTGATGAACCGACCGGTAATCTCGACCCGGATTTATCCAACCGGATTCTTCGCTTGTTTGAGGAATTCAACCGTGCAGGTGTGACAATCCTTCTTGCTACGCATGATATTAACCTAGTTAACTCCCGTCCGATGTATCGTCATCTCGAGTTAAACCAGGGGTTCTTAAGTGAGGTTGAAGATTATGGCCACTAA
- a CDS encoding DUF4145 domain-containing protein, with translation MSEIEKVVIRTRKLEHLLRVQYHAEGRGLHQLISSCENRLPHNVIKKLRYIATVRNKLLHETDYQLDDCEAFLDAYDECMKELMPRSSRFIWRAAISVMMVMTLIALGVYYIHWEFVSAKLFE, from the coding sequence ATGTCAGAGATTGAAAAAGTTGTTATCAGAACACGGAAACTGGAACATCTCCTTCGTGTTCAATATCACGCAGAAGGACGAGGATTACATCAACTGATCTCGAGTTGTGAAAACCGCTTACCGCATAATGTCATCAAAAAATTGAGATATATTGCGACGGTGCGCAACAAATTACTGCATGAAACCGATTATCAACTAGACGATTGTGAAGCATTTTTAGATGCTTATGACGAGTGTATGAAAGAGTTAATGCCAAGGAGTAGTCGCTTTATCTGGCGTGCCGCTATTTCTGTGATGATGGTGATGACGTTAATCGCTCTCGGTGTTTATTACATTCATTGGGAGTTTGTATCTGCGAAGTTATTTGAATGA
- a CDS encoding Dps family protein — MNTNVIGLDSTTSQKLATSLNQLLANYQVFYMNVRGYHWNIKGPEFFELHTKFEEIYTDLLTKIDEVAERILTLGSTPLHTFSDYVSCSEIQEHKQASQAKTTVEGMVQGFGTLVKQQREILGIAGDASDEGTAALMSDYIREQEKQIWMFNAWLQ; from the coding sequence ATGAATACGAATGTCATCGGCTTAGACAGTACAACGAGCCAAAAACTTGCAACATCTTTAAATCAACTCCTTGCCAACTATCAGGTATTCTACATGAATGTCAGGGGTTACCACTGGAACATCAAAGGGCCAGAGTTTTTTGAACTGCATACCAAGTTTGAAGAAATCTATACTGATCTGCTCACTAAAATCGATGAAGTTGCTGAGCGTATTCTGACGTTAGGCAGTACACCACTGCATACCTTCAGCGATTATGTATCGTGCTCTGAGATTCAGGAGCATAAACAAGCTTCGCAGGCAAAAACAACAGTTGAAGGGATGGTTCAGGGATTCGGAACACTGGTAAAACAACAACGAGAAATTTTGGGAATTGCTGGTGATGCAAGTGACGAAGGCACCGCAGCATTGATGAGCGATTACATCAGAGAACAAGAAAAACAAATCTGGATGTTTAACGCTTGGCTACAATAA
- a CDS encoding chorismate lyase has protein sequence MYQSVSPYLPLLNQIIWQECESFYFPTPKIRQWLQEQGSLSLLMKNYCQSLSVDVLRHDWEDTAWFSVQEQSLLSSPQRCLVRQVLLSGDNTPWVIGHTLIPQLDKSDLSNRLFQLGASSLGDFVFQSEDVQRDALQVAKVDTEDGVLWARRSRLWMARQPMLVTELFLPDAPVYVKENEE, from the coding sequence ATGTATCAATCAGTTTCGCCTTATCTACCGCTATTAAACCAGATAATCTGGCAAGAATGCGAAAGTTTTTATTTTCCGACGCCAAAGATTAGACAATGGTTACAAGAACAGGGATCGCTTTCTCTGTTGATGAAAAACTATTGCCAGTCTCTATCCGTTGATGTACTCCGGCATGACTGGGAAGATACCGCGTGGTTTTCTGTACAAGAACAGAGCTTGTTGTCTTCTCCACAACGATGTCTGGTGCGTCAGGTGTTACTGTCGGGTGACAACACACCATGGGTGATTGGTCATACGCTGATTCCGCAGTTGGACAAGAGTGACTTATCGAATCGCCTCTTTCAATTGGGAGCAAGTTCACTGGGGGATTTTGTGTTTCAATCTGAGGATGTTCAACGAGATGCGTTACAGGTCGCAAAAGTAGACACTGAAGATGGCGTATTGTGGGCGCGTCGCTCAAGGCTATGGATGGCACGTCAACCGATGCTTGTCACTGAGCTATTTTTACCAGATGCCCCCGTGTATGTGAAGGAGAACGAAGAATGA
- the rpoH gene encoding RNA polymerase sigma factor RpoH: MTNHTYPMAVVTQDSLDSYIRSVNSYPMLSAEEEHELAERLHYKGEIEAAKGLILSHLRFVVHIARGYSGYGLPMADLVQEGNIGLMKAVKRFNPEVGVRLVSFAVHWIKAEIHEYVLRNWRIVKIATTKAQRKLFFNLRKSKKRLGWFNHSEVETVAKELGVEPSDVREMESRLAAQDATFDMSVDDDEGNAASAPVLYLEDKNSDVAENLESTNWEQHTNHRLSLAISSLDERSQHIVRSRWLNEPKATLQDLADNYGVSAERIRQLEKNAMKKLKDAVGEM, encoded by the coding sequence ATGACAAACCATACGTATCCAATGGCAGTTGTGACACAAGATAGCCTGGACAGCTATATCCGTTCTGTGAATAGTTATCCGATGCTGAGTGCAGAAGAAGAACATGAGCTTGCGGAACGATTACATTACAAAGGTGAAATTGAAGCCGCGAAAGGGTTAATTCTGTCGCATCTTCGTTTCGTTGTTCATATTGCTCGTGGTTATTCCGGTTATGGATTGCCAATGGCAGATCTGGTTCAGGAAGGCAATATCGGCTTGATGAAAGCGGTCAAGCGCTTCAATCCTGAAGTTGGTGTTCGTCTGGTCTCCTTTGCTGTGCACTGGATTAAAGCTGAAATTCATGAATACGTCCTTCGCAACTGGCGTATTGTTAAAATCGCGACAACGAAAGCGCAACGGAAACTTTTCTTTAATTTAAGAAAATCGAAAAAGCGTCTTGGTTGGTTCAACCATAGTGAAGTTGAAACGGTTGCGAAAGAGTTAGGTGTTGAACCGTCAGATGTCCGGGAGATGGAATCTCGCTTGGCGGCTCAGGATGCGACCTTTGATATGTCTGTTGATGACGACGAAGGAAATGCAGCGTCGGCACCGGTCCTTTATCTCGAAGATAAAAACTCTGATGTTGCTGAAAATCTGGAAAGCACCAACTGGGAACAGCATACCAATCATCGTCTGTCGTTAGCGATATCGAGTTTGGATGAGCGTAGCCAGCATATTGTCCGGTCTCGTTGGTTGAATGAACCCAAAGCAACGTTACAAGATTTGGCCGATAATTATGGTGTATCCGCTGAGCGTATTCGTCAGCTGGAAAAAAATGCCATGAAGAAACTTAAGGATGCTGTCGGAGAAATGTAG
- a CDS encoding YhgN family NAAT transporter encodes MEIISVATMMFLIMDPLGNLPIVLAILKHLDPKRRRIVLIRELCFALLILMIFLFAGKNILGFLKVAPETLSISGGVILFIIAIKMIFPSAGSITGLAAGEEPFIVPMAVPMIAGPSLIASLLVFSTQSPNDLPELALAVFLAWSGTSVILMFYDFFHRILGERGLKAAERLMGLLLVMVSTQMFLDGIKSYVAGG; translated from the coding sequence ATGGAAATTATTTCCGTCGCGACCATGATGTTTTTGATCATGGACCCGCTTGGCAACCTCCCTATCGTGCTTGCGATATTAAAACACCTCGACCCGAAACGACGACGCATCGTGTTAATCCGGGAATTGTGTTTTGCACTACTCATTCTGATGATTTTCCTGTTTGCCGGCAAAAACATCCTTGGTTTCCTGAAAGTGGCACCGGAGACGTTGAGTATATCTGGCGGTGTGATTCTGTTTATTATTGCCATCAAAATGATCTTTCCCAGTGCTGGTTCCATTACAGGGCTGGCTGCTGGCGAAGAACCTTTTATCGTACCGATGGCTGTTCCGATGATTGCCGGACCGTCTTTGATTGCATCATTATTGGTATTTTCTACACAATCGCCAAATGACTTACCAGAGCTGGCGTTGGCTGTTTTTCTGGCATGGTCCGGCACTTCCGTTATTTTGATGTTTTATGACTTTTTCCACCGGATTTTAGGAGAAAGAGGTTTAAAAGCAGCCGAGCGTTTGATGGGATTACTCTTGGTGATGGTTTCAACGCAGATGTTTTTGGATGGCATCAAAAGTTATGTGGCAGGCGGCTGA
- the ftsX gene encoding permease-like cell division protein FtsX: MATKPNNKRTSNAKKKREQKRPPRDHFLAIHYKQAKLSFLALWQQRPMGNLLTLAVISMALTMPACLYLLSKNVASVASHVATPSQISVYLEEGTPEARVMVLKDEIEVRPSVQKVEYISPQQGLAEMSQHAGFEQAISLLDDYALPGVIVITPAVSNQSEVKQLAESLQHEQNVTDVRLDEDWLTRLDAIKHLATMVVVSLSLLMFAAVFLIVGNTLRFNVLANKEEIQTMKLIGATDVFILRPYLYAGMWFGLLGSLSAWLFTAFLTILFNGAVSQLATLYDSQFRLLGLGWDESLLLLMVGTLLSCIAAKLSAQRHLKEIEPV; the protein is encoded by the coding sequence ATGGCCACTAAGCCGAACAACAAACGCACCTCCAACGCAAAGAAAAAACGAGAACAAAAGCGTCCGCCTCGCGATCACTTTCTGGCAATACATTACAAGCAAGCTAAGTTGTCTTTTCTGGCGCTTTGGCAGCAGCGACCGATGGGCAACTTACTGACACTGGCGGTTATCTCGATGGCGTTAACCATGCCTGCCTGTCTATACCTGTTAAGTAAAAATGTTGCCTCGGTTGCCAGCCATGTCGCCACGCCTTCACAAATCAGCGTTTATCTTGAAGAAGGGACACCAGAAGCTCGGGTGATGGTGCTGAAAGATGAAATAGAAGTGCGCCCAAGTGTTCAGAAGGTTGAATACATTTCTCCGCAACAAGGGTTGGCCGAGATGAGCCAACATGCGGGGTTTGAGCAAGCGATCAGTCTGCTGGATGATTATGCATTACCCGGGGTGATCGTGATTACGCCTGCGGTGAGCAATCAATCCGAAGTGAAGCAGTTAGCTGAAAGCCTTCAGCATGAGCAGAATGTGACGGATGTACGCCTTGATGAAGATTGGCTGACTCGCTTGGATGCGATCAAACATCTGGCAACAATGGTTGTCGTGAGTTTGTCACTGCTGATGTTTGCCGCTGTTTTCTTAATTGTCGGGAATACACTACGTTTTAATGTGTTAGCCAACAAAGAAGAAATTCAAACGATGAAACTCATCGGGGCGACAGATGTATTTATTCTGCGTCCTTATTTATACGCCGGCATGTGGTTTGGTTTGCTCGGTTCACTCAGTGCATGGTTATTTACCGCTTTTCTGACTATATTGTTTAATGGTGCAGTGAGTCAGCTTGCAACACTCTACGATAGCCAGTTCCGTCTTTTAGGGTTAGGTTGGGATGAATCCTTGTTACTCCTGATGGTCGGTACATTACTCAGCTGTATCGCAGCGAAGTTATCTGCACAACGACATTTGAAAGAAATTGAACCTGTGTAG
- the rsmD gene encoding 16S rRNA (guanine(966)-N(2))-methyltransferase RsmD, translating to MGKHRQPNQSQKRDKSGFIRIISGLWKGRKLPVHDAEGLRPTTDRVKETLFNWLATDIPQARCLDLFAGSGSLGFEAASRQAEQVTMIEKNPAAFQQLRKNQQTLSATQLQIIQSDALLYLAQTPPEEPYDIVFIDPPFRQGLLEETLRLLESKQWLHEQAMIYIESEKEWPVTDIPASWQLYREKNAGQVCYRLYQKAP from the coding sequence ATGGGAAAACATCGTCAGCCAAACCAGTCACAAAAAAGAGACAAATCAGGCTTTATTCGGATTATTAGTGGATTGTGGAAAGGCCGAAAACTGCCGGTTCATGATGCCGAAGGCCTCAGACCCACCACAGACAGAGTCAAAGAAACCCTGTTTAACTGGCTGGCGACCGATATCCCTCAGGCCCGCTGTCTCGATCTGTTTGCTGGCTCAGGGAGTCTGGGCTTCGAAGCGGCATCACGTCAGGCTGAACAAGTGACCATGATCGAGAAAAACCCGGCCGCATTTCAGCAGCTCAGGAAAAATCAGCAGACGCTGTCAGCAACGCAACTCCAGATCATTCAAAGCGATGCGCTGCTTTATCTCGCTCAAACACCACCAGAAGAGCCCTATGATATTGTGTTTATCGACCCACCGTTCCGACAGGGGCTACTGGAGGAAACACTTCGCTTACTGGAGAGCAAGCAGTGGTTACACGAACAGGCAATGATTTATATCGAGAGTGAAAAAGAATGGCCTGTCACTGACATCCCTGCATCCTGGCAACTCTACCGAGAAAAAAATGCCGGACAAGTTTGTTATCGCTTATACCAAAAAGCCCCTTAA
- the glpE gene encoding thiosulfate sulfurtransferase GlpE, giving the protein MEQFQHIDVQGALSMMQEQGATLVDIRDPQSFAVAHAEAAFHLTNDTINQFMADVDYETPVLVMCYHGVSSQGAAQYLINQGFEAVYSIDGGFEAWHRANLPVSSLS; this is encoded by the coding sequence ATGGAGCAATTTCAACATATTGATGTTCAGGGTGCGCTGAGCATGATGCAAGAGCAGGGCGCAACGTTAGTCGATATTCGCGATCCCCAGTCGTTTGCCGTGGCACACGCTGAAGCTGCGTTTCACTTGACCAACGATACGATCAATCAGTTTATGGCCGACGTGGATTATGAGACCCCAGTGCTTGTGATGTGTTATCACGGTGTCAGTAGCCAGGGCGCAGCACAGTATTTGATTAATCAGGGGTTTGAAGCGGTATATAGCATTGATGGTGGTTTTGAGGCTTGGCATCGGGCGAATTTACCAGTCTCATCGTTGTCATAA
- a CDS encoding lysoplasmalogenase family protein: MQESHVGHQNRLSFYLGGICTTVLLVLMWSLTSEWRASIVWTSVALCCCLIFTWSFVGQTKFRLSFSAFLLSCIAFSLAFWQHILSPIQWWLPVTLIALGIVLYLLFLPYIDKRMTVVAVLGTGLLGLIWSASSWWLQTRSWSALEASVGAALWFVVFFRVMVYPGQKKVNELSLVTTSGFLVALCLLVIAILPAHA, from the coding sequence ATGCAGGAAAGCCATGTCGGTCACCAAAACAGACTCTCTTTTTATTTGGGGGGCATTTGTACCACAGTATTACTGGTTTTGATGTGGAGCCTTACGTCAGAGTGGCGTGCTTCAATCGTCTGGACTTCAGTTGCATTATGTTGCTGTCTGATTTTTACTTGGTCCTTTGTCGGACAAACTAAATTTCGCTTATCTTTTTCCGCTTTCCTATTGAGCTGTATCGCTTTCAGCTTGGCCTTCTGGCAACATATTTTGTCTCCGATCCAGTGGTGGTTGCCGGTCACCTTGATTGCTCTCGGTATTGTTCTCTATCTGCTTTTCCTGCCTTATATCGATAAACGAATGACGGTTGTCGCTGTTTTAGGCACCGGACTCCTCGGGCTGATTTGGTCTGCCAGTAGCTGGTGGCTTCAGACTCGCAGTTGGAGTGCTCTGGAAGCCTCTGTCGGCGCTGCACTATGGTTTGTGGTGTTTTTTCGGGTCATGGTTTATCCGGGTCAAAAAAAGGTGAATGAACTCTCGTTAGTCACGACCAGCGGATTTTTAGTCGCTTTGTGTCTACTTGTGATTGCAATATTACCAGCGCATGCCTGA
- the glpG gene encoding rhomboid family intramembrane serine protease GlpG yields MIRLITIDNPRLGQAFIDYMALKHIDIVMSPDLEATFCLWLVKDENLDEVEIELKQFLAHPEDPKYSAASWQTDGKQKPLFRYRSPSVLQLFYAKAGYMTLSVCFVCIVVFVLQMFGLQQTMFNLLHFPTSQTGVWQIWRWVTPAFLHFSILHIIFNLLWWWYLGGDLEKRLGAWKLANLLVLSSAGSGIVQYWSDGPGFGGLSGVVYALVGFIWMIGWKRPELGLSIQKPLLGFMLIWLVIAFVQPFMPIANSAHVAGLLIGMGLGLYEAKRAPANA; encoded by the coding sequence ATGATACGTCTGATTACGATCGATAATCCTCGTTTGGGGCAGGCATTCATTGATTATATGGCTTTAAAGCATATAGACATTGTGATGTCACCGGACTTAGAAGCAACGTTCTGTTTATGGTTAGTTAAAGATGAAAACTTGGATGAAGTTGAAATCGAACTGAAGCAGTTTTTAGCACATCCGGAAGATCCGAAATATAGCGCGGCATCTTGGCAAACCGACGGCAAGCAAAAACCCTTATTTCGTTACCGCTCACCGAGTGTTTTACAACTGTTTTACGCCAAAGCCGGTTATATGACATTGAGCGTGTGCTTCGTATGTATCGTTGTTTTTGTGCTTCAGATGTTTGGATTGCAGCAAACAATGTTTAATCTGCTCCATTTTCCCACTTCTCAAACTGGGGTTTGGCAAATCTGGCGTTGGGTTACACCGGCTTTTCTGCATTTTTCGATACTCCATATTATTTTTAATCTGTTGTGGTGGTGGTATCTGGGGGGCGATCTCGAAAAACGCTTGGGCGCCTGGAAATTGGCGAATCTACTGGTGTTGTCTTCGGCCGGTTCAGGGATCGTACAATATTGGAGTGATGGTCCGGGGTTTGGAGGGCTATCTGGTGTGGTTTATGCGTTAGTCGGTTTTATTTGGATGATCGGCTGGAAGCGACCTGAGCTTGGGTTATCCATTCAGAAACCGTTACTTGGTTTCATGCTAATCTGGTTAGTGATTGCTTTTGTGCAACCCTTTATGCCAATTGCCAATAGTGCACACGTGGCTGGATTGTTGATTGGAATGGGACTCGGACTGTACGAAGCGAAACGAGCTCCGGCAAACGCATAA
- a CDS encoding flagellar basal body-associated protein FliL, whose translation MLKRYLALIILMTGLFSVSLSYAAEDSGAPKLAYFTLEPDLTTNFFTKGKELGYIQVRIEIMVASASDLPIIEKHQPLIRDTVVELMGKQTEDTIRSLAGREDLRKMLVKKINDLLLPETGRSIIADLLFTKYIYQ comes from the coding sequence ATGCTGAAACGTTATTTAGCCCTCATCATTCTCATGACAGGCCTGTTCTCTGTCTCGCTTAGCTATGCAGCTGAGGATTCAGGTGCGCCTAAGCTTGCCTACTTTACGCTGGAACCTGATCTAACCACCAATTTCTTTACCAAAGGGAAAGAGCTTGGCTACATTCAAGTTCGTATCGAGATTATGGTCGCCAGTGCTTCAGATCTACCGATCATCGAAAAACATCAGCCACTGATTCGCGATACAGTCGTCGAGCTGATGGGGAAACAGACTGAGGATACGATTCGCTCTCTTGCGGGTAGAGAAGATCTGAGAAAGATGTTGGTGAAAAAAATCAACGATTTGCTTTTACCGGAAACAGGGCGTTCCATCATCGCTGATTTACTATTTACTAAATATATTTATCAATAA